In Fusarium fujikuroi IMI 58289 draft genome, chromosome FFUJ_chr08, one genomic interval encodes:
- a CDS encoding related to integral membrane protein PTH11 encodes MAEGLGQVISWYICTVIACIFLILRIWVRVRKLGLLAIDDGLIILAACCLIGDLIIQQHMWNLGMADMANASRDDFIQIMKMIVPGSILYVTSLWAIKIALVLFYKRLAAPGTKLQIIYNVTLGLLVIFWATIFFHIIFQCFPHDKRWSQDPNYQCDPKEAEKNYWLTVILNIGTDVITISLPITMVMKLQMKTKQKIGVAAIFALGFLVVIASIIRAYYSKKNETMLTCTVSMIETAVAIIATCLPPLRTLFLGQMSSARSGSNYGRYELSSTGQPRSRRTNQSRIVTNVMGGTQKLDNDSQDELFKESAHSVAGRSTASDKTPGITVNTTIHMHHSNEEEARRSQARLDSFA; translated from the exons ATTTCGTGGTACATTTGTACCGTCATTGCGTGCATCTTTCTGATTTTGAGAATATGGGTTCGTGTGCGCAAGCTTGGACTGTTGGCGATCGACGATGGACTCATTATCCTGGCGGCGTGTTGTTTGATCGGTGATTTGATCATTCAACAGCATATGTGGAATTTAGGAATGGCGGACATGGCGAATGCTTCTCGCGATGACTTTATCCAGATCATGAAG ATGATTGTTCCTGGGTCGATTCTTTACGTCACCTCGTTATGGGCCATCAAGATTGCTCTGGTTCTCTTCTACAAACGACTTGCTGCGCCCGGCACAAAACTGCAGATTATTTACAACGTCACTCTTGGTCTCTTGGTGATTTTCTGGGctaccatcttcttccatatCATTTTCCAATGCTTCCCACATGACAAGAGATGGTCGCAAGATCCAAACT ATCAGTGCGACCCGAaggaggcagagaagaacTATTGGTTAACCGTCATCC TCAACATCGGTACCGATGTCATCA CCATCAGTCTTCCCATAACCATGGTCATGAAGCTTCAGATGAAGACCAAGCAGAAGATCGGTGTCGCAGCCATCTTCGCCCTCGGTTTCTTAGTCGTCATCGCAAGCA TCATTCGAGCCTACTACTCCAAGAAGAACGAAACCATGTTGACATGCACCGTCTCCATGATCGAAACAGCCGTCGCCATTATCGCAACATGTCTCCCAC CTCTGCGGACACTCTTCCTCGGCCAAATGTCTTCCGCCCGATCAGGCTCCAACTACGGACGCTACGAGCTCTCCTCCACCGGCCAGCCACGATCCCGACGAACGAACCAAAGCCGAATCGTCACAAACGTCATGGGCGGTACACAAAAGCTCGACAACGATTCACAGGACGAACTGTTCAAGGAGTCTGCGCATTCAGTGGCCGGACGAAGTACGGCCAGTGATAAAACTCCTGGTATCACTGTTAACACTACCATTCATATGCATCACAGTaacgaggaggaggcaaGACGATCGCAGGCTAGGCTTGATAGCTTCGCGTAG
- a CDS encoding related to tannase precursor: protein MSFAFMFQGFQSALGKPTCTDHTFRSVELANAKILSISTNLTNAELPSFPTNEWPNNSTDPFPVCQVTVQYMHPGWNDTINTYVALPVSGWNGRFVGVGGGGWSTGDIPDLAQPASNGYAAATTDGGHLLANRQELDWALHSTGNLNWPALQNFAAVSLDDAATLGKAVTAAYYGKKPRYSYWNGCSTGGRQGHMMAQRYPTQYNGVLATASAFNWDKFVTSEYWPQVVMHKLDYYPPICELNAITKAAIDACDQLDGVKDGVISNPDLCKFDPKSVVGKSVGCTNPSGTIKISKKGAEVARLTWRGPETEDGKFLWYGLDRGADLSGLANTTCTSLKDCTSSPFAIAQDWLTTFLLQDQSASLDKLSHEEYSKLFRQSVNRFASVMGTSDPDLTDFKKSGGKLISWHGTADQLIPHKGSVDYYKRVLEQDSSATDYYRFFEAPGVGHCKGGDGWYPGSAFDALVKWVEHAKAPETLHAETVGTEKRRAVELCAYPKRLTYKGGNPDVASSFTCK from the exons ATGTCGTTTGCTTTCATGTTTCAGGGCTTTCAAAGCGCGCTTGGGAAGCCCACTTGCACAGACCATACATTCCGCTCCGTAGAGCTCGCCAATGCCAAGATTCTGTCCATCAGCACCAATCTCACCAACGCCGAGCTGCCGTCGTTCCCCACCAACGAATGGCCCAACAACTCAACTGATCCATTTCCCGTGTGTCAAGTCACGGTCCAGTACATGCACCCGGGCTGGAATGACACCATCAACACATACGTAGCACTGCCAGTGTCAGGCTGGAACGGGCGATTTGTTGGTGTAGGCGGCGGCGGTTGGTCAACGGGGGACATTCCCGACCTTGCACAACCTGCCTCCAACGGATATGCCGCTGCCACTACAGATGGTGGCCACCTCTTAGCTAATAGACAGGAGTTGGACTGGGCATTGCATAGCACTGGAAACCTCAACTGGCCTGCCTTGCAGAACTTTGCAGCTGTCTCTCTGGACGACGCAGCGACGTTGGGAAAAGCTGTGACAGCGGCTTATTATGGAAAGAAACCAAGGTACTCGTACTGGAAC GGATGTTCTACAGGTGGACGACAAGGCCATATGATGGCGCAGAGATATCCGACTCAGTATAATGGCGTTCTTGCTACTGCTTCTGCTTTCAACTGGGATAAGTTCGTAACGTCGGAGTACTGGCCGCAAGTTGTTATGCACAAACTCG ACTATTACCCCCCTATCTGCGAGCTCAACGCTATTACCAAGGCTGCCATCGATGCGTGTGACCAACTTGATGGAGTCAAAGATGGCGTCATCTCGAACCCAGATCTCTGCAAGTTTGATCCCAAGTCTGTCGTTGGTAAATCTGTAGGATGTACCAACCCCTCCGGCACAATCAAGATTTCCAAGAAGGGTGCTGAGGTCGCTCGCTTGACATGGCGCGGACCAGAGACAGAAGACGGCAAGTTTCTCTGGTATGGTCTTGATCGTGGTGCGGACTTGAGTGGTCTTGCCAACACAACATGCACATCTCTCAAGGACTGCACCTCAAGTCCCTTCGCCATTGCTCAAGACTGGCTCACCACTTTCCTCCTTCAAGACCAGTCGGCTAGCCTGGATAAACTGTCCCACGAAGAGTACAGCAAGCTGTTCCGGCAATCCGTCAACCGGTTTGCCTCAGTCATGGGCACATCGGACCCGGATCTGACAGACTTCAAGAAATCAGGAGGAAAGTTGATCTCGTGGCACGGAACAGCAGATCAACTCATCCCACACAAAGGATCGGTAGATTACTATAAGCGCGTTCTTGAACAAGATTCCAGCGCAACGGATTACTACAGATTCTTTGAAGCACCCGGTGTCGGGCACTGTAAAGGTGGTGATGGATGGTATCCTGGAAGTGCCTTTGACGCTCTTGTCAAGTGGGTTGAACATGCAAAAGCACCCGAGACTCTGCATGCGGAAACTGTTGGCACGGAAAAGCGGCGGGCTGTTGAGCTGTGCGCTTATCCGAAGCGGCTGACCTACAAGGGCGGCAACCCAGACGTCGCATCCTCTTTTACTTGCAAGTAA
- a CDS encoding related to methyltransferase, translating to MSDNPTTPEVQVDENTTDSESVFSADSVGATTSIASSVLKYKWKHGRRYHSDRAGQYSFPNDDQEQDRLDMIHHVFCRTVKDRLFLAPIEPEGLNVLDIGTGTGIWAIQFGDEHPSATVVGNDLSPIQPDWVPPNVKFIVDDVEAEWVEPIPYDYIHCRYMAGSIKDWPRLLRQAYANLKPGGWIELQETANTLYSEDDSLKPDNALVQMMDCLKLACDKIGRTMDPAPSFQEWAKEAGFASVKEERFKLPIGPWPKDERLKEIGTLMGVNMREGVAAFTAVLFTDVLGWSREEVELFNARVREASRAKSVHPMFDCLIVTGQKPKE from the coding sequence ATGTCAGATAACCCAACAACGCCTGAAGTCCAGGTCGACGAAAACACCACCGATTCTGAGTCTGTCTTCAGCGCTGACTCCGTGGGAGCAACTACATCCATTGCTAGCAGCGTGCTCAAGTACAAATGGAAACATGGTCGGCGATACCATAGTGATCGCGCAGGACAGTACAGTTTTCCCAACGACGACCAGGAGCAGGATCGCCTTGACATGATTCACCACGTTTTTTGCCGAACTGTAAAGGATCGATTGTTTCTGGCTCCCATAGAACCGGAGGGACTGAATGTTCTTGATATAGGGACAGGAACAGGAATCTGGGCGATCCAGTTTGGAGATGAGCATCCTTCTGCGACAGTGGTTGGGAATGACCTTAGCCCGATACAACCAGACTGGGTTCCTCCAAATGTCAAGTTCATCGTCGACGACGTTGAAGCGGAATGGGTTGAGCCAATCCCATATGATTACATCCACTGCAGATACATGGCCGGATCAATCAAGGACTGGCCTAGACTACTGCGACAAGCATACGCTAACTTGAAGCCGGGCGGTTGGATCGAGCTTCAAGAAACAGCCAATACGCTCTATTCCGAGGATGACTCGCTCAAGCCCGACAACGCGTTGGTCCAGATGATGGACTGTCTCAAACTAGCCTGCGATAAGATTGGAAGAACCATGGATCCTGCGCCGTCTTTCCAAGAATGGGCTAAGGAAGCTGGCTTCGCTAGTGTCAAAGAGGAGCGATTCAAGCTTCCAATCGGACCATGGCCTAAAGATGAACGACTCAAGGAAATTGGAACTTTGATGGGAGTCAACATGAGAGAGGGTGTAGCTGCATTTACGGCCGTTCTGTTTACTGATGTCCTGGGATGGTCGCGCGAGGAGGTTGAGCTCTTCAATGCGCGAGTCAGAGAGGCATCGCGCGCTAAATCTGTGCATCCGATGTTCGATTGCTTAATAGTCACTGGCCAGAAGCCAAAGGAATAA